From one Solanum stenotomum isolate F172 chromosome 12, ASM1918654v1, whole genome shotgun sequence genomic stretch:
- the LOC125848553 gene encoding protein ABA DEFICIENT 4, chloroplastic-like produces the protein MYFSSSTQISLKMNCWAPALVSKVPLNTRRNQTASLALRELKSDLLSQRIGGFGIKLSSGGSSLEGSRIITQLNLQRTLSRRTVSACWLPSSEVASTAFTVGTAAVLPFYTVMVMAPKAELTRKAMKSSIPYIVLGLLYTYLLYLSWTPDTLRLMFASKYWLPELSGIAMMFSNEVTLASAWIHLLAIDLFAARQVYHDGLRNDIETRHSVSLCLMFCPVGILTHCITKALTSSPEKKQHRTH, from the exons aTGTACTTCTCTTCTTCTACCCAAATTTCACTCAAG ATGAACTGCTGGGCACCAGCCTTGGTTTCAAAAGTCCCTCTGAATACCCGGAGAAATCAGACTGCTTCTCTTGCTCTTAGAGAATTGAAGTCTGACCTTTTAAGTCAACGTATTGGTGGATTTGGAATCAAGCTTAGCAGTGGAGGGAGTTCTCTGGAAGGATCAAGAATCATTACTCAACTAAATCTTCAAAGAACTCTTTCGCGAAGAACGGTGTCTGCTTGCT GGCTGCCAAGTTCAGAAGTTGCATCTACTGCTTTCACAGTGGGAACAGCAGCAGTTCTTCCGTTTTATACCGTCATGGTTATGGCTCCTAAAGCTGAACTT ACCAGAAAAGCGATGAAAAGCAGCATACCCTACATTGTGCTTGGACTTCTGTATACATATCTATTATACCTCTCCTGGACACCAGATACACTTCGGCTGATGTTTGCTAGTAAATACTGGCTTCCAGAG CTGTCTGGCATAGCTATGATGTTCTCCAATGAAGTGACGTTAGCTTCTGCATGGATTCATCTGTTGGCCATCGATCTTTTTGCTGCAAG GCAGGTTTATCATGACGGATTGCGGAATGATATCGAAACCCGCCATTCTGTGTCTCTGTGCTTGATGTTTTGCCCTGTTGGAATTCTTACACACTGCATCACCAAAGCTCTAACTAGTAGCCCAGAAAAGAAACAGCATAGGACTCATTAA